The following coding sequences are from one Rutidosis leptorrhynchoides isolate AG116_Rl617_1_P2 chromosome 11, CSIRO_AGI_Rlap_v1, whole genome shotgun sequence window:
- the LOC139874416 gene encoding uncharacterized mitochondrial protein AtMg00810-like gives MASILDQKPSNVPLDPNTKLSADEGTPLEDPSLYRNLVGPIEDVTYAAQAHGQFGQQPRTSHLTALYQVLRYVKLCPGQGLHFPSDNQLQLKAFCDSDWANCPISRRSITGYCIFLGNCLISWQSKKQKVVSRSSTEAEYRALADCKCELT, from the exons ATGGCTAGCATTTTAGATCAAAAACCCTCCAATGTTCCTCTTGACCCAAACACAAAGCTGTCAGCAGATGAGGGTACACCACTTGAAGATCCTTCTCTTTATAGGAACTTAGTTG gtccgattgaggatgttacatatGCTGCTCAAGCTCACGGTCAATTTGGTCAACAACCAAGAACAAGTCATCTCACAGCTCTTTATCAGGTCCTCAGATATGTCAAGCTTTGTCCAGGTCAAGGGCTCCATTTCCCATCTGATAATCAACTACAACTCAAGGCATTCTGTGATAGTGACTGGGCAAACTGTCCTATCTCTAGAAGATCAATCACAGGGTACTGTATTTTCTTAGGAAATTGTCTTATTTCCTGGCAATCCAAAAAGCAAAAGGTGGTTTCTAGATCCTCCACAGAGGCTGAGTACAGGGCTCTTGCAGATTGCAAATGTGAACTCACTTAG
- the LOC139874415 gene encoding uncharacterized protein, whose amino-acid sequence MEEMTIALNAKNKLQIVTGDYTEPSADSGNKALWDRTNDMIISWIINTISDQIGNSLSFVNSAAALWKELQENYSQLDGHIIYQLTNNIAQLKQTDCTVEIYYQKLKGIWDKLDALESPYACTCQCNCENGRTNGERYQRKRLMQFLMGLDECYANIRGQLLLLQPLPTIAKAYGMIKQEEKQRENHSIKATNSVALLSYTNNRNYNSSANRWTSNKTASTYERRSPFKKGIFCGNYGLEGHNKEECYKIVGYPIGHPLHGKFKPQPKPQFPKAINSLTTSNESSDMAMNVRMDQL is encoded by the coding sequence ATGGAGGAGATGACTATTGCTCTTAATGCAAAGAACAAATTGCAGATTGTGACTGGAGACTACACTGAACCATCTGCAGATTCAGGAAACAAAGCACTCTGGGATCGTACAAATGACATGATCATCTCTTGGATTATAAACACCATATCAGATCAGATAGGTAACTCTTTAAGCTTTGTGAACTCTGCTGCTGCCTTATGGAAGGAACTACAAGAGAATTATTCTCAACTTGATGGTCACATAATTTATCAATTAACTAATAACATAGCTCAATTGAAACAAACTGATTGTACTGTAGAGATATACTACCAGAAACTTAAAGGTATTTGGGATAAACTTGATGCCTTAGAATCACCTTATGCTTGTACATGTCAATGCAACTGTGAAAATGGCAGAACTAATGGTGAAAGATATCAAAGAAAACGCCTCATGCAATTCTTAATGGGACTAGATGAATGTTATGCTAACATAAGAGGGCAACTACTGCTACTACAACCTCTTCCAACTATTGCCAAGGCTTATGGGATGATTAAGCAAGAAGAGAAACAAAGAGAAAATCATTCAATTAAAGCAACCAACTCAGTAGCTCTCTTAAGTTACACCAACAACAGAAACTACAACTCTTCTGCAAACAGATGGACCTCAAACAAAACTGCTAGCACATATGAAAGGAGAAGTCCATTCAAAAAAGGCATTTTCTGTGGAAATTATGGTCTAGAAGGTCATAATAAAGAAGAATGCTACAAAATTGTGGGATACCCTATAGGACATCCATTACATGGAAAATTCAAGCCTCAACCAAAACCACAATTCCCCAAAGCAATAAACTCACTTACCACAAGCAATGAATCTTCAGACATGGCCATGAATGTAAGAATGGATCAACTCTAA